In Embleya scabrispora, the DNA window CCGCCGGGCACGTCTATGTGCGTCACTGTGCGGTGCGCGAGATTCCGGACACGGTCGTACGCCTGCCCGACCCCCGGCCCAACGGCGCGCCCAGCACGTCGCAGCGTTGGTGGCCGCCCGTCATGCTCGACCCCGACTGGGTCGACGCGCATCACGACGAGTTCGACCTCTACCACCTGCACTTCGGATTCGATGCCGAGTCACCGGCCCGACTGCGTACGTTGGTGGACGTGCTCGCCGGGCGGACGAAGCCGTTCGTCTACACGGTGCACGACCTCCACAATCCGCATCAGCGCGATCCGGCCCCCCACGAGGCGGCACTGGACGTGCTGATTCCGGCCGCCGACCACCTGATCACGCTCACCCCGGGCGCCGCGGCCGAAATCGCTCGCCGCTGGAAACGCTCGGCGACCGTCCTGCCGCACCCCCACGTGGTCGCGCCATCGGACCTCGTGCGCCCGCGTCCGCCCCGCACCGGTTACACGGTCGGTCTGCACGCCAAGAGCCTGCGTCCGAACATGGCCGTGCTGCCGACGGTGCGTGCGCTGATGCCGATCGTGGCGGAACTGCCCTCGGCCGTGCTGCGCGTGGACATCCACCCCGACGTCGAGGATCCGGCGGCATCCGCCTACGCGCCGAACGTCATGGCGGAACTGCGCGAGTACGCCCGATCGGGTGCGATCGACCTGCGGGTGCACGACTACTTCGACGACGCCGGACTGTGGGACTACCTGAGCGGCCTGGACCTGTCGGTCCTGCCGTATCTGTTCGGCACCCACTCCGGGTGGTTGGAGGCGTGTCACGACCTGGGCACGGCCGTGGCGGTTCCCGACTGCGGTTTCCATGCCCAGCAGCGCCCGTGTTTCGGCTACCGCCTCGACCACGCGATCGACCCGCGGGGACCCGATGCCGAGTCCCTGGGCGCCGCGGTGCGGGAGGCGTACCGTCGGCGACACCACGTCGTGCGCGCCGATCCGGGGCTGCGGGCGGCCGAGCGG includes these proteins:
- a CDS encoding glycosyltransferase family 1 protein, whose translation is MPDRAWAPAARPDGPIRVASVPAGHVYVRHCAVREIPDTVVRLPDPRPNGAPSTSQRWWPPVMLDPDWVDAHHDEFDLYHLHFGFDAESPARLRTLVDVLAGRTKPFVYTVHDLHNPHQRDPAPHEAALDVLIPAADHLITLTPGAAAEIARRWKRSATVLPHPHVVAPSDLVRPRPPRTGYTVGLHAKSLRPNMAVLPTVRALMPIVAELPSAVLRVDIHPDVEDPAASAYAPNVMAELREYARSGAIDLRVHDYFDDAGLWDYLSGLDLSVLPYLFGTHSGWLEACHDLGTAVAVPDCGFHAQQRPCFGYRLDHAIDPRGPDAESLGAAVREAYRRRHHVVRADPGLRAAERARVARAHREIYRRLLS